Proteins found in one Sorghum bicolor cultivar BTx623 chromosome 1, Sorghum_bicolor_NCBIv3, whole genome shotgun sequence genomic segment:
- the LOC8054335 gene encoding receptor-like serine/threonine-protein kinase At2g45590 yields the protein MPSRQLSPPAPSPGPAPAATVAVADPRSHHRRAPPAVHAAAGASAAALILVAAVVLLLLWRRRRRRRKLAVAAGAQPAADLRRLSYHQLRRATGGFAAGSKLGQGGFGPVFRGALPRSGQPVAVKVMDAAGSLQGEREFHNELSLASHLLGCAATAAHGGGGGGGGPGPDPPHILLPFAYSLSTQPRRCRMMLVYDLMPNGSLQDALLGKRCPELVSGWPRRLAVARDVAAALHYLHSVVQPPVIHGDVKPSNVLLDKDLRARLSDFGLARIRSEEEGELESGAIGADADGNANPGGGCDEDMSVAGESTTAVVVNGEDNAAKSPEDDDALTAASPAEAVSTSGCDKTSVASGCNARSCNGGGAGGSATGSDWWWRQDNSGGGGGGGGGGGGGGGVKDYVMEWIRSEIKKERPKNDWIAGPSAVTPVAPTERKKPKRRAREWWREEYAEELTKKQKRRALAKSKSDAGAMSGLQWWERDCDFEEKGHSRWRMMKSWSRRSSNGNGNGNASINWWVDGVRRSSRDWASGEFVPKSGGAVSSTPSMRGTVCYVAPEYGGGGPLSEKCDIYSFGVLLLVLISGRRPLQMTTSPMSEFEKASLISWARHLAQVGRLLDLVDPALQDVDRDQALLCITVALLCIQRSPARRPSSTEVLDMLAGEGEPPPLPIEFSPSPPGGFPFKSRRKGR from the coding sequence ATGCCCTCGCGGCAGCTCTCGCCGCCCGCGCCGTCGCCGGGCCCGGCCCCGGCCGCCACCGTCGCCGTCGCGGACCCTCGATCCCACCACCGCCGGGCCCCGCCCGCCGTCCACGCCGCCGCGGGCGCGTCGGCCGCGGCGCTGATCTTGGTGGCCGCCGTcgtgttgctgctgctgtggcggaggcgccgccgccgccggaagcTGGCCGTGGCGGCCGGCGCGCAGCCCGCGGCCGACCTGCGGAGGCTGTCGTACCACCAGCTGCGCCGCGCCACGGGTGGCTTCGCGGCGGGGAGCAAGCTGGGGCAGGGCGGCTTCGGCCCGGTCTTCCGCGGCGCGCTTCCCCGGTCGGGCCAGCCCGTCGCCGTCAAGGTCATGGACGCCGCGGGCTCCCTCCAGGGCGAGCGCGAGTTCCACAACGAGCTCTCCCTGGCCTCCCACCTCCTCGGCTGCGCCGCCACGGCGGCCCACgggggaggcggaggcggagggggACCCGGCCCCGACCCGCCCCACATCCTGCTCCCGTTCGCCTACTCCCTCTCTACGCAGCCACGCCGCTGCCGGATGATGCTCGTGTACGACCTCATGCCCAACGGGTCGCTGCAGGACGCGCTGCTCGGGAAGAGGTGCCCCGAGCTGGTGTCCGGCTGGCCACGCCGCCTCGCCGTCGCCCGCGACGTCGCCGCCGCGCTCCACTACCTTCATTCCGTCGTGCAGCCGCCCGTGATCCACGGGGACGTCAAGCCCAGCAATGTGTTGCTGGACAAAGACCTCCGTGCCCGCCTCTCAGATTTCGGACTCGCACGGATCAGGTCTGAAGAGGAGGGTGAGTTGGAGAGTGGTGCCATTGGGGCCGATGCAGACGGGAACGCCAATCCCGGTGGTGGATGTGATGAGGATATGTCGGTGGCCGGTGAGAGCACCACTGCTGTCGTGGTTAATGGGGAAGACAATGCTGCCAAGTCCCCAGAGGATGATGATGCGCTCACTGCAGCATCTCCTGCAGAGGCCGTGTCCACTTCCGGATGTGACAAGACTAGTGTTGCTAGTGGATGTAATGCCCGAAGCTGCAATGGGGGAGGTGCAGGAGGATCAGCAACTGGGAGTGACTGGTGGTGGCGTCAGGATaatagtggtggtggtggtggtggtggtggtggcggcggcggcggcggtggtgttaAGGACTATGTGATGGAATGGATTAGATCGGAGATCAAGAAGGAGCGACCGAAGAATGACTGGATTGCAGGGCCATCTGCGGTAACCCCTGTTGCTCCAACAGAGAGGAAGAAGCCAAAGAGGAGAGCACGGGAGTGGTGGCGTGAGGAGTATGCAGAGGAGCTCACaaagaagcaaaagaggaggGCGCTTGCCAAGTCAAAGAGTGATGCTGGTGCGATGTCTGGTTTGCAGTGGTGGGAGAGGGATTGTGATTTTGAGGAGAAGGGCCATTCGAGGTGGAGGATGATGAAAAGCtggagccggaggagcagcaatggcaatggcaatggcaatgccAGCATCAATTGGTGGGTGGACGGTGTGAGGAGGAGCAGCCGGGATTGGGCCAGTGGGGAATTTGTGCCTAAGAGTGGTGGAGCAGTGAGCAGCACGCCGAGCATGCGTGGCACAGTCTGCTATGTGGCTCCTGAATATGGTGGAGGAGGGCCTCTATCAGAAAAATGTGACATTTATAGCTTTGGTGTGTTGTTGCTGGTCCTTATATCTGGACGACGCCCGCTCCAAATGACAACCTCACCAATGTCAGAGTTTGAGAAAGCGAGCCTCATTTCGTGGGCAAGGCATCTTGCTCAAGTTGGCCGCTTGCTTGATCTTGTAGACCCTGCTCTGCAGGATGTTGATCGAGACCAAGCACTGCTATGCATTACTGTTGCGCTCCTTTGCATTCAGAGGTCACCAGCTCGCCGCCCATCAAGTACAGAGGTGCTTGATATGCTTGCTGGTGAAGGTGAACCACCACCTCTTCCGATAGAGTTctcaccatcacctcctggcgGATTCCCCTTCAAGTCCCGAAGGAAAGGCCGGTAA
- the LOC8078842 gene encoding synaptotagmin-5 — MGFISGVIMGMIVGVALIAGWARAMARRAAKRSNKAADVSALGSLNREDVKKICGENVPQWISFPEYEQVKWLNKQLSKLWPFVEEAATMVIRDSVEPILDDYRPPGISSLKFSRLSLGTVPPKIEGIRIQSFKKGQITMDMDFRWGGDPNIILAVETLVASLPIQFKNLQVYTIIRVVFQLSDEIPCISAVVVALMAEPKPRIDYILKAVGGSLTAVPGLSDMIDDTVASVITDMLQWPHRIVVPLGGVDVDVSDLELKPHGKLTVTVVRAESLKNKELIGKSDPYVVLFIRPMFKEKTSVIDDNLNPHWNETFHLIAEDKETQSLVLEVFDEDNMKQDKRLGIAKLPLSDLEMETVQEVNLQLLSSLDTTKVKDKKDRGMLSIKVVYHQFTNAEAREALELEKQTVEERRKVKSETAAVSGAADGASSGTASTVTHVAGTGVAAAGTGDSRAGSSGGMGIGAVGSGIGAFGSGLHKAGKSAGKFVGRTVTGPFSSARRSASNVPNVVDE; from the exons ATGGGGTTCATATCGGGAGTCATAATGGGGATGATCGTCGGCGTCGCCCTGATCGCGGGCTGGGCGCGCGCCATGGCTCGCCGCGCCGCCAAACGCAGCAACAAG GCTGCGGATGTCAGTGCACTAGGATCTCTCAACCGTGAAGACGTGAAGAAAATATGTGGAGAAAATGTTCCCCAATGGATATCATTTCCAGAATATGAGCAG GTCAAATGGCTCAACAAACAATTGAGCAAGCTTTGGCCCTTTGTGGAAGAG GCAGCAACCATGGTCATCAGGGATTCTGTCGAACCTATACTGGATGATTATCGACCACCAGGGATATCCTCACTGAAGTTCAGCAGACTCTCCCTTGGGACTGTTCCACCGAAAATAGAAG GCATTCGGATTCAGAGTTTTAAGAAAGGGCAGATTACAATGGACATGGACTTCCGGTGGGGTGGGGATCCAAATATTATTCTTGCAGTCGAAACACTTGTTGCTTCGCTTCCCATTCAG tTTAAGAACCTTCAAGTGTACACCATCATCCGTGTTGTCTTCCAATTGTCGGACGAGATACCATGCATATCTGCTGTTGTCGTTGCTCTTATGGCAGAG CCAAAACCGAGAATCGACTACATACTCAAAGCCGTGGGAGGAAGCCTGACCGCAGTGCCTGGCCTTTCAGACATGATTGAC GATACAGTGGCGTCAGTGATCACTGACATGCTCCAATGGCCACACAGAATCGTTGTTCCACTGGGTGGAGTCGACGTTGACGTCAG TGATCTTGAGCTGAAGCCACACGGGAAGCTCACGGTCACTGTGGTCCGCGCGGAATCCCTCAAGAACAAGGAACTCATCGGCAAATCCGACCCCTACGTGGTCCTGTTCATACGCCCAATGTTCAAGGAGAAGACCAGCGTCATTGACGACAACCTCAACCCTCATTGGAACGAAACGTTCCATCTGATCGCGGAGGACAAGGAGACGCAGTCCCTAGTTCTTGAG GTGTTCGATGAGGACAACATGAAGCAAGACAAGAGGCTTGGCATCGCAAAGCTGCCCCTTAGCGACCTGGAGATGGAGACCGTGCAGGAGGTGAACCTGCAGCTGCTGTCGTCGCTGGACACGACCAAGGTCAAGGACAAGAAGGACAGGGGCATGCTCAGCATCAAG GTGGTGTACCACCAGTTCACCAACGCAGAGGCGCGGGAGGCCCTGGAGCTGGAGAAGCAGACCGTGGAGGAGCGGCGGAAGGTGAAGAGCGAGACGGCGGCCGTCAGCGGCGCCGCGGACGGGGCAAGCAGCGGCACGGCGTCCACGGTCACCCACGTGGCCGGCACGGGCGTCGCGGCGGCCGGCACGGGTGACTCCCGTGCCGGCTCCAGCGGTGGGATGGGCATCGGCGCTGTGGGCTCCGGCATTGGCGCGTTCGGCAGTGGACTCCATAAGGCCGGCAAGTCAGCCGGCAAGTTCGTCGGCCGGACTGTCACGGGACCCTTCAGCAGCGCTAGGCGCAGCGCCAGCAACGTCCCCAACGTCGTTGACGAGTGA
- the LOC8054336 gene encoding V-type proton ATPase subunit a3 has translation MARGGGGGCCPQMDLMRSEAMQLVQVIIPAESAHLTVSYLGDLGLLQFKDLNAEKSPFQRTYAAQIKRCSEMARKLRFFKEQMSKADITTSPTQLNETHLDFDDLEIKLGELEAELTEVNANNEKLQRTYNELLEYHTVLQKAGDFFYSAQRTAAAQQREMEANQSGQTSLESPLLEQEMSNDPSKQVKLGSLSGLVPKEKAMAFERILFRATRGNIFLRQEPVDEPVTDPVSGEKVTKNAFVIFYSGERAKTKILKICDAFNANRYPFPEDVSKQLHAVQEVSGKISELKATIDMGLAHRDSILKNIASDFEQWNHLAKKEKAIYHTLNMLSVDVTKKCLVAEGWSPVFASVQIQDALQRATVDSKSQVGSIFQVLNTKESPPTYFQTNKFTTAFQEIVDAYGVAKYQEANPGVFTIVTFPFLFAVMFGDWGHGICLLLATLYLIIREKKLASQKLGDIMEMMFGGRYVIMMMAVFSIYTGLIYNEFFSVPFELFGKSAYECRDPSCSDATTDGLIKVRDAYPFGVDPVWHGSRSELPFLNSLKMKMSILLGVAQMNLGIVISYFNAKFFRNSLNVWYQFIPQLIFLNSLFGYLSLLIIIKWCTGSKADLYHVMIYMFLSPTDELGENQLFSGQKTVQLVLLLLALVSVPWMLIPKPLLLKKQHQQRHQGHQYAMLQGTDESVGAELGEHHEDAHDHEEFEFSEVFVHQLIHTIEFVLGAVSNTASYLRLWALSLAHSELSTVFYDKVLLTALGLNNIFALIIGGIVFVFATVGVLLVMETLSAFLHALRLHWVEFQNKFYEGDGYKFAPFSFALIREEED, from the exons ATGGCGCGTGGTGGCGGAGGCGGCTGCTGCCCGCAGATGGATCTGATGCGGTCGGAGGCGATGCAGCTGGTGCAGGTCATCATACCTGCTGAGTCCGCGCATCTCACCGTCTCCTACCTCGGCGACCTCGGCCTCCTCCAGTTCAAAGAC CTTAATGCAGAGAAGAGCCCATTTCAACGAACATATGCTGCCCAG ATCAAAAGGTGTAGCGAAATGGCTCGTAAATTGAGGTTTTTTAAGGAGCAGATGTCAAAAGCTGACATAACAACCTCTCCTACACAACTAAATGAAACTCATCTGGATTTTGATGACTTGGAG ATAAAGCTTGGAGAACTGGAAGCTGAGCTAACTGAAGTTAATGCAAACAATGAGAAGTTGCAGAGGACCTACAATGAGCTATTAGAGTACCATACTGTTCTCCAAAAG gctGGTGATTTTTTCTATTCAGCTCAAAGAACTGCTGCAGCACAACAAAGGGAAATGGAGGCAAACCAATCTGGTCAAACTTCACTGGAGAGCCCTCTGTTGGAACAG GAGATGTCAAATGATCCATCAAAACAAGTGAAGCTTGGCTCATTGAGTGGCCTTGTTCCAAAGGAAAAGGCAATGGCTTTTGAAAGGATCTTATTCCGTGCCACAAGGGGTAATATTTTCCTTAGGCAAGAGCCTGTTGATGAGCCCGTCACTGATCCAGTTTCTGGGGAGAAG GTAACGAAGAATGCATTTGTTATATTCTACTCTGGAGAGAGggcaaaaaccaaaattctgAAGATATGTGATGCCTTCAATGCAAACCGTTACCCGTTTCCAGAAGATGTTAGCAAACAACTCCATGCTGTTCAGGAG GTATCTGGGAAGATCTCAGAGTTGAAGGCAACAATTGACATGGGTTTAGCTCATCGTGACAGTATACTAAAAAATATTGCTTCTGATTTTGAACAGTGGAACCATCTG GCGAAGAAGGAAAAAGCAATTTATCACACCTTGAACATGCTGAGCGTTGATGTTACGAAGAAATGCCTAGTTGCTGAGGGCTGGAGTCCAGTTTTTGCAAGCGTTCAG ATTCAAGATGCTCTTCAGCGTGCTACTGTTGATAGCAAATCCCAAGTTGGATCAATATTTCAAGTTCTCAACACAAAAGAATCTCCTCCAACATATTTCCAGACAAATAAATTTACTACAGCGTTCCAGGAAATTGTTGATGCGTATGG TGTGGCCAAATATCAAGAAGCAAATCCTGGAGTATTTACCATTGTGACTTTCCCTTTCTTATTTGCTGTCATGTTTGGTGATTGGGGCCATGGAATTTGCCTGTTACTTGCAACACTTTATCTGATAATCCGGGAGAAGAAACTAGCTTCACAG AAACTTGGAGACATAATGGAGATGATGTTTGGTGGGCGTTATGTAATTATGATGATGGCAGTTTTTTCAATCTACACAGGATTAATATACAATGAATTTTTCTCTGTTCCATTTGAGCTTTTTGGTAAATCTGCCTATGAATGCCGTGATCCTTCTTGTAG TGATGCTACTACTGATGGACTAATTAAGGTCAGAGATGCATACCCTTTTGGTGTGGACCCTGTCTGGCATGGTAGCCGCAGCGAGCTGCCGTTTCTCAATTCACTGAAGATGAAGATGTCAATTCTTCTTGGAGTTGCACAAATGAACCTTGGGATTGTGATTAGTTACTTcaatgcaaaatttttcaggaacAGTCTTAATGTGTG GTACCAGTTCATTCCCCAGCTGATCTTCTTGAACAGCTTATTTGGTTACCTGTCCTTGCTCATTATTATTAAGTGGTGCACGGGGTCAAAAGCAGATCTATACCATGTTATGATCTACATGTTCCTTAGCCCAACAGATGAGCTTGGTGAGAACCAGTTGTTTAGTGGCCAGAAGACAGTGCAG CTTGTTCTACTTCTGCTTGCTTTGGTGTCTGTACCTTGGATGTTGATTCCAAAACCTCTTCTATTGAAGAAGCAACATCAGCAA AGGCATCAAGGTCACCAGTACGCTATGCTTCAGGGCACTGATGAATCAGTGGGAGCAGAGTTGGGGGAACATCATGAGGACGCACATGACCATGAGGAGTTTGAGTTCAGTGAAGTTTTTGTTCACCAACTGATTCACACGATCGAATTTGTTCTTGGTGCAGTCTCCAACACAGCTTCATACCTTCGTCTTTGGGCTCTTAG TCTTGCACACTCCGAGTTGTCCACTGTATTCTATGATAAAGTACTACTAACGGCATTGGG GCTTAACAATATTTTTGCCCTTATTATCGGTGgcattgtctttgtctttgccaCGGTTGGTGTCTTGCTTGTTATGGAGACCCTGAGTGCATTCCTTCACGCGCTGAGGCTTCACTGGGTGGAGTTCCAGAACAAGTTCTATGAAGGTGATGGTTACAAGTTCGCCCCATTCTCCTTCGCACTGATTCGTGAGGAGGAAGATTGA
- the LOC110431645 gene encoding nuclear transcription factor Y subunit C-2-like yields MDNQPLPYSTGQPPAPGGTPVVPGVPGAAGPPPVPHHHLLQQQQAQLQAFWAYQRQEAERASASDFKNHQLPLARIKKIMKADEDVRMISAEAPVLFAKACELFILELTIRSWLHAEENKRRTLQRNDVAAAIARTDVFDFLVDIVPREEAKEEPGSALGFAASGTGVVGGGAPGGAPAAGMPYYYPPMGQPAPMMPAWHVPAWDPAWQQGAADVDHSGSFSEEGQAGFAAGHGGPASFPPAPPSSE; encoded by the coding sequence ATGGACAACCAGCCGCTGCCCTACTCCACCGGCCAGCCCCCTGCCCCCGGAGGAACCCCAGTAGTGCCGGGCGTGCCCGGCGCAGCCGGCCCTCCGCCGGTGCCGCACCACCACCTgctccagcagcagcaggcccaGCTGCAGGCGTTCTGGGCGTACCAGCGCCAGGAGGCGGAGCGCGCGTCGGCGTCGGACTTCAAGAACCACCAGCTGCCGCTGGCCCGGATCAAGAAGATCATGAAGGCCGACGAGGACGTGCGCATGATCTCCGCCGAGGCGCCCGTGCTGTTCGCCAAGGCCTGCGAGCTCTTCATCCTCGAGCTCACCATCCGGTCCTGGCTGCACGCCGAGGAGAACAAGCGCCGCACCCTGCAGCGGAACGACGTCGCCGCGGCCATCGCGCGCACCGACGTCTTCGACTTCCTCGTCGACATCGTGCCCCGCGAGGAGGCCAAGGAGGAGCCCGGCAGCGCCCTCGGCTTCGCGGCGTCCGGGACCGGCGTCGTCGGGGGTGGCGCCCCGGGCGGGGCGCCGGCCGCCGGGATGCCGTACTACTATCCGCCGATGGGGCAGCCGGCGCCGATGATGCCGGCCTGGCATGTTCCGGCCTGGGACCCGGCCTGGCAGCAAGGGGCAGCCGATGTCGATCACAGCGGCAGCTTCAGCGAGGAAGGACAAGCAGGGTTTGCTGCAGGCCATGGCGGCCCCGCTAGCTTCCCTCCTGCGCCTCCGAGCTCCGAGTGA